In Caldivirga sp., a single genomic region encodes these proteins:
- a CDS encoding GNAT family N-acetyltransferase has protein sequence MILKISPKDASSDEQCLALKLLCECFNDACSLVKYACNGGLMELFTKYPYYKPAWIFIVKDGSEVASILYILNRLIRLNGEIIKVGGVAGVCTSSKYRGKGYATKLLEYAVDELKGDYDALALFTTYGSIAYSIYRKIGFRDIYLREYGIVPAIDLREINNKEWSISSASESDADALLRIYNSETYDLDGVLVRDSDYVRDQVIEATWLRLTRGVNVNTLKLTNGTDTVAYALITGIDDGVVNVEEIASINCESALTLLNHIIKVNGAKSLRIYAKPNELKCLNAQVFKVPNTYMMMNLGGIDYGEIKRPYIYRVDQW, from the coding sequence ATGATACTTAAGATTTCACCTAAGGATGCTTCAAGTGATGAACAATGTCTCGCACTTAAATTACTCTGTGAATGCTTCAACGATGCGTGTAGTCTCGTTAAGTACGCATGCAATGGAGGTTTAATGGAATTGTTCACCAAGTACCCTTACTATAAGCCTGCTTGGATCTTCATCGTGAAGGATGGTAGTGAAGTTGCATCAATACTCTACATTCTTAATCGTTTAATCAGGCTTAATGGTGAAATCATTAAGGTTGGTGGTGTTGCTGGAGTGTGCACCAGTAGTAAATACAGGGGTAAGGGTTATGCAACCAAGCTGCTTGAATATGCTGTTGATGAGTTGAAGGGTGATTACGACGCCTTAGCCCTATTCACAACATACGGTAGCATAGCCTACTCAATATACAGGAAGATTGGGTTCAGGGATATTTACCTTAGAGAGTACGGTATAGTACCAGCCATTGATCTACGGGAGATTAATAATAAGGAATGGAGTATTAGTAGTGCCAGCGAGTCTGATGCAGATGCCTTATTGCGCATCTACAATAGTGAGACTTATGATCTTGATGGGGTGTTAGTTAGGGATAGTGACTACGTCAGGGATCAAGTGATTGAGGCTACTTGGTTAAGGTTAACTAGGGGTGTTAATGTAAACACGCTTAAGTTAACTAATGGTACTGATACTGTAGCCTACGCTCTAATAACCGGTATCGATGATGGCGTAGTTAATGTTGAGGAAATCGCGTCAATTAATTGTGAATCAGCGTTAACTCTGCTTAACCATATTATTAAGGTAAATGGGGCTAAAAGCCTGAGAATCTACGCAAAACCCAACGAGCTTAAATGCCTTAATGCCCAAGTCTTTAAGGTACCAAACACGTACATGATGATGAACCTAGGGGGCATTGATTACGGGGAAATTAAGAGACCATACATATACAGGGTTGATCAATGGTGA
- a CDS encoding MFS transporter, which yields MDKVQFIALLLLTLASFMVALDSTIVVLALPVMLTALHTNLSTLIWIILIYILAVTIFSTQLGKLGDIKGRAIMFNLGIILFGVGSALCGLSQNAVELIGFRTIQALGGSLMTSNTMAIASDYFPANKRGFVFGTTSMGWNFGAVAGILIGGVITTFIGWRWIFYINVPIAVIAFIMGLIYLKDKGIKTQQGFDIPGSVTLGLSLGLYSMAGITYAGVGYNSTVGLMLTIASVFLASFLLIESRAKYPLIGLNLFRIRMFTLSSLSYFFQFMANYAVLFLVIMYLQGVRGLNPFEASLWLIPGYLLGSLSAALGGRLADRFDTRVVASIGLTLQAIAYVLYDTLLTLTTPLYYVVLISSISGVGAAMFFASNGKMVMLDVPSSMYGIASGTNRTIGNIGMMLSFIIAIIVSSSAIPRSIAFQIFVGASELTPSLMDPFINSLHIAFRASLALIIIAIVTSWSRTRVPMTQRREIVNKP from the coding sequence ATGGATAAGGTTCAATTTATTGCACTGCTTCTATTAACGTTAGCCTCATTCATGGTAGCCCTAGATAGTACCATAGTAGTGTTGGCATTACCTGTAATGCTCACGGCTCTGCATACTAACTTATCCACATTAATATGGATCATCTTAATATACATATTAGCCGTAACAATATTCTCAACGCAACTAGGTAAGTTGGGTGACATAAAGGGTAGGGCAATAATGTTTAACCTAGGTATAATTCTATTCGGTGTTGGCAGTGCATTATGCGGATTATCACAAAATGCAGTAGAATTAATAGGGTTTAGGACTATTCAAGCCCTCGGTGGTTCACTAATGACAAGTAACACTATGGCTATAGCCAGTGATTACTTCCCAGCGAATAAGAGGGGGTTTGTATTCGGTACGACTAGTATGGGTTGGAATTTCGGGGCAGTTGCTGGTATATTAATCGGTGGCGTGATAACTACCTTCATAGGTTGGAGATGGATATTTTACATTAATGTACCCATAGCTGTAATCGCCTTTATAATGGGTTTAATATACCTTAAGGATAAGGGCATTAAAACACAGCAAGGCTTCGATATTCCCGGCTCAGTAACCCTAGGCCTATCCCTCGGGCTTTACTCAATGGCTGGAATAACTTATGCTGGAGTTGGTTATAACAGTACCGTGGGCTTAATGTTAACCATTGCCTCAGTGTTCTTAGCCTCATTCCTACTTATAGAGTCCAGGGCTAAGTACCCATTAATTGGTTTAAACCTATTTAGGATAAGAATGTTCACGCTATCAAGCCTATCCTACTTCTTCCAATTCATGGCTAATTACGCCGTGTTATTCCTGGTAATAATGTATCTGCAGGGCGTGAGGGGGCTTAACCCATTCGAGGCTTCTCTATGGCTAATACCAGGCTACCTACTGGGTTCACTATCAGCGGCCTTGGGTGGTAGGTTAGCTGATAGATTCGATACAAGGGTTGTGGCCTCCATAGGTTTAACGCTCCAGGCCATAGCCTACGTACTATATGACACACTCCTCACGTTAACAACACCCCTATACTACGTAGTCTTAATATCATCAATAAGCGGCGTTGGGGCCGCTATGTTCTTCGCATCTAACGGCAAAATGGTTATGTTAGACGTGCCATCCAGCATGTATGGTATAGCCTCAGGGACTAATAGGACTATAGGTAACATTGGGATGATGCTTAGCTTCATAATTGCAATAATTGTGTCGTCATCAGCAATACCGAGGAGTATTGCCTTTCAAATATTCGTTGGTGCATCAGAATTAACCCCAAGCCTAATGGATCCTTTCATTAATAGTCTCCACATAGCCTTTAGGGCATCCTTAGCATTAATAATTATAGCTATTGTAACCTCATGGAGTAGGACAAGGGTACCCATGACTCAGCGTAGGGAAATAGTGAATAAGCCTTAA
- a CDS encoding 60S ribosomal export protein NMD3, translating into MLRKICPVCGRETDILIEGVCPDCYRLTHRIIEAPNEVNVLMCYGCGAYFINGRWSKGIKGLERLISSKIRVKGIVDEMNIRVFRDEAKIKVKGKASELIPGSYDEEYTVKLTFKKDLCPSCRAELMEKEEAIIQLRLIGGDVGEFKVKVMDIVRMTLAKGEDRGRVIKVEDVNGGFDIKVTNQRLARSIALNVHRELPSFMQETSKVVGYRGDKRIEKRSISIHLIGLSKGDVVNISGVNYLVKSLHRDHLDLIKLSDGSLVSIKYGKLMQAKLSQVKDYSVSCSDGKVVISINGLHYTLNNVNLICPQ; encoded by the coding sequence ATGCTGAGGAAAATATGCCCTGTCTGCGGTAGGGAGACTGACATACTCATTGAAGGTGTTTGCCCAGACTGCTATAGGTTAACCCATAGAATAATTGAAGCACCAAATGAGGTCAACGTACTCATGTGCTATGGATGTGGTGCATACTTCATTAACGGTAGATGGAGTAAGGGTATTAAGGGTCTTGAAAGGTTAATATCATCGAAAATAAGAGTTAAGGGTATTGTTGATGAAATGAACATTAGGGTTTTCAGAGATGAGGCTAAAATCAAGGTTAAGGGTAAGGCAAGCGAATTAATACCCGGTAGTTACGATGAGGAGTACACCGTTAAGTTAACGTTTAAGAAAGACCTATGCCCATCCTGCAGAGCTGAACTAATGGAGAAGGAGGAGGCGATTATTCAACTGAGGCTTATTGGTGGTGATGTAGGGGAATTCAAAGTAAAGGTAATGGACATAGTCAGGATGACGCTTGCTAAGGGTGAGGATAGGGGTAGGGTTATCAAGGTTGAGGACGTTAACGGTGGTTTCGACATAAAGGTTACTAATCAGAGACTAGCAAGATCCATAGCTCTTAACGTGCATAGGGAATTACCGAGTTTCATGCAGGAAACCAGTAAGGTAGTGGGTTATAGAGGGGATAAGAGAATTGAGAAGAGGTCAATCTCAATACACTTAATTGGGTTAAGTAAGGGGGATGTAGTTAACATTAGTGGCGTTAACTACTTGGTTAAGTCCCTTCACAGGGATCACTTGGATTTAATTAAGTTGAGTGATGGTTCATTAGTGAGCATTAAGTATGGTAAGTTAATGCAGGCTAAGTTAAGTCAAGTTAAGGATTATTCAGTATCGTGCAGTGACGGGAAGGTTGTTATTAGCATTAATGGACTGCACTACACCCTAAATAATGTTAACCTGATATGTCCTCAGTAA
- a CDS encoding glutamine synthetase family protein: protein MPQGSVKETLSKMDPLDVWRILKSAGVKYVKPILIDIHGRPRAELMPIDAAKDILTDGMPFDGSSIQAYATVNKSDFVALPDFRSMFIESWNSSKIVDVFLSVLDDSGKPNVLDPRNVLMQTLEELAAEDTYVKMGVEVEFFIIKENGGKPELADDGLYFEGRNNSMLLNPISKILENLEALGIGWSKVHHEVAPSQYEINIPVNDPLKIADMIVVYKLMARDVASEFNLVSTFMPKPFWGINGSGAHTHISIWRDGVNLFQSNTEEVTEQCRYAIGGILKFAKAISVLVAPTVNSYKRLVPHHEAPTRIVWGYANRSAMIRIPYYNRRVNRIEYRHPDPSMNPYLAFTAMIKAAIYGIKNKIEPPAPITDIAYDLKGVAETPVNLGEAVEEFAKSEAFSFLPSETAKAYVNVKNQEWSEYLSVYNWKETWNVITPWEYERYLKAA, encoded by the coding sequence GTGCCACAGGGTTCGGTGAAGGAAACTCTAAGTAAAATGGACCCGCTGGACGTATGGAGGATACTGAAATCAGCGGGGGTAAAGTACGTAAAACCAATACTAATAGATATACATGGTAGGCCTAGGGCTGAGTTAATGCCCATAGATGCGGCTAAGGATATACTAACTGATGGAATGCCCTTTGATGGTTCATCAATACAAGCTTACGCCACCGTTAATAAGAGTGACTTCGTTGCCTTACCAGACTTCAGGTCAATGTTCATTGAAAGCTGGAATAGTTCAAAAATAGTCGATGTCTTTCTCAGCGTCCTTGACGACTCAGGTAAGCCTAATGTACTTGACCCACGCAACGTACTGATGCAGACCCTTGAGGAGTTAGCTGCAGAAGATACATACGTTAAAATGGGGGTGGAGGTTGAATTCTTCATTATTAAGGAGAATGGGGGTAAACCTGAGTTGGCTGATGATGGCCTATACTTTGAAGGTAGGAACAATTCCATGCTGCTTAACCCAATATCTAAGATACTTGAGAACCTTGAAGCCTTAGGTATTGGATGGAGCAAGGTTCATCATGAGGTTGCGCCGTCGCAATACGAGATAAACATTCCAGTTAATGATCCATTGAAGATAGCTGACATGATAGTTGTATACAAGTTGATGGCTAGGGATGTTGCCAGTGAATTCAACTTAGTCTCAACATTCATGCCTAAGCCCTTCTGGGGAATTAACGGTAGTGGTGCCCACACGCACATTAGTATATGGAGGGATGGGGTTAATCTCTTTCAATCAAACACTGAGGAGGTAACTGAACAGTGCCGCTACGCCATTGGAGGTATATTGAAGTTCGCTAAGGCAATAAGTGTATTAGTTGCCCCAACTGTTAATTCATATAAGAGGCTTGTACCCCATCATGAGGCGCCAACCAGGATAGTCTGGGGTTATGCCAATAGGTCAGCGATGATTAGGATACCTTACTATAATAGGAGGGTTAATAGGATTGAATATAGGCACCCTGACCCAAGCATGAACCCATACTTAGCCTTCACAGCGATGATTAAGGCTGCCATTTATGGAATTAAGAATAAGATTGAGCCTCCAGCACCAATAACGGACATAGCCTACGATCTAAAGGGGGTTGCTGAAACACCAGTTAACCTAGGTGAAGCAGTGGAGGAGTTCGCTAAGAGCGAAGCCTTCAGCTTCCTACCAAGTGAAACCGCTAAGGCATACGTTAATGTTAAGAACCAGGAGTGGAGTGAGTACTTATCAGTGTACAATTGGAAGGAGACTTGGAACGTAATAACTCCATGGGAATATGAGAGGTACTTAAAGGCAGCATAA
- a CDS encoding ATP-binding cassette domain-containing protein, whose protein sequence is MLEAINVKVKYKGKGDTVEALRGVSFNINKPLFVAINGPSGSGKTTLLKAIAGRVPYEGSIKVMGLEVKDNRREVSNLVFYLPVGEVLINDLTVDESIKLASMSNHSMHIESLLEWLGLSKLGNRKIIELSTGERRRVELAIALIRGRRIILIDEPTVGLDEDNARKVSELLKVVSRQGRLIVAATHDSILVEYSDLVYGMRNGLLYPYL, encoded by the coding sequence ATGCTTGAGGCTATTAACGTTAAGGTTAAGTATAAGGGTAAAGGGGATACTGTTGAGGCATTAAGAGGCGTGTCGTTCAATATTAATAAACCACTCTTTGTTGCGATAAATGGCCCTAGTGGCAGTGGTAAGACAACCCTACTTAAGGCTATTGCCGGTAGGGTTCCCTATGAGGGGTCCATTAAGGTAATGGGCCTTGAGGTTAAGGATAATAGGAGGGAGGTGAGTAACCTCGTATTCTACCTGCCTGTAGGTGAGGTACTTATCAATGACTTAACGGTTGATGAATCGATTAAATTAGCTTCAATGAGCAATCACAGTATGCACATAGAAAGCCTACTTGAGTGGCTTGGTTTAAGTAAATTGGGTAATAGGAAAATAATTGAATTAAGCACTGGTGAGCGGAGGAGGGTTGAGTTAGCCATTGCATTAATTAGGGGGCGGAGAATAATCCTAATTGATGAACCTACTGTGGGTTTAGATGAGGATAATGCACGTAAGGTTAGTGAATTACTTAAGGTGGTGTCTAGACAGGGTAGATTAATAGTAGCGGCAACTCATGATTCGATACTTGTGGAATACTCCGACTTAGTTTACGGGATGAGGAATGGTTTACTGTATCCATACTTGTAA
- a CDS encoding prepilin peptidase has product MTIPSSLTYGVAYVLVLSSLMVAGIEDYRSRLINDKYWIPAIIAVPLVIYSVVSNTIIEGEYIIDVMIGIILAASIYVGRFMGEADSIAILLISLATPPPLILNPVLLILNLPIISILINSFIPTMALMLINVYINVKNSSKCSNDLNLTQLILLRCSSVESILRKPLAYSSPGSSLIRAGSDAESYVANLPKDAWVWMQYNYPYVFILAISYVIYIVVGNIIANYALMHTLISPLISQNII; this is encoded by the coding sequence ATGACGATTCCAAGTTCACTTACTTATGGGGTTGCATACGTGCTTGTTCTTTCATCACTAATGGTGGCAGGTATTGAAGACTATAGAAGTAGGTTAATTAACGATAAGTACTGGATACCAGCTATCATAGCGGTACCATTGGTTATTTACTCAGTTGTCAGCAACACGATTATTGAAGGAGAATACATTATTGACGTTATGATTGGAATAATACTTGCAGCCTCAATATATGTGGGTAGGTTCATGGGTGAGGCTGATTCAATAGCAATACTACTCATATCACTAGCAACGCCACCACCGTTAATTCTTAATCCTGTACTCCTAATCCTTAACCTACCCATTATCTCAATTCTAATAAACTCATTTATTCCAACAATGGCCCTAATGTTAATTAACGTTTACATTAACGTTAAGAACAGTAGCAAGTGCAGTAATGACTTAAACCTGACTCAGCTAATCCTATTAAGATGCTCCAGTGTTGAGTCAATACTCAGAAAACCCCTTGCCTACTCAAGCCCAGGTAGTTCACTGATAAGGGCTGGAAGCGATGCAGAATCCTACGTTGCTAACCTACCTAAGGATGCATGGGTCTGGATGCAGTACAATTACCCTTACGTGTTTATACTGGCAATATCCTACGTAATTTACATAGTGGTTGGCAATATAATAGCTAACTACGCATTAATGCACACCTTAATATCCCCATTAATTAGCCAAAACATAATCTGA
- a CDS encoding DEAD/DEAH box helicase has protein sequence MVRGIMVFNLLKEELKQAISEYGFNEPTEVQKHVIPKILSGFNVAMQARTGSGKTAAYLLPTMNMMKGDLDETLVISPTRELALQIMSQFLIFNKYMGFNSAVVYGGVGYSNQVKALKDASLIVATPGRLLDLTDRSLIDLGNVKYFIIDEVDRMLDMGFIKDVYTISSLTSNRKQTHAATATLPSDVHGVVKKVLRNPLFIRVSSHEYELPMVDQLVYLVDGSWRSKYELTRREVRDKSIIFVNTRERAYRLYRQLRNDGLRVLLLHGGMRQEARESTLSRFRELDSVSLVSTDLASRGLDIIDVSLILNFDVPRDPETYIHRIGRTARLNRRGKAITLATREELGILSEVTKLTGSDYVLAN, from the coding sequence GTGGTTCGAGGAATCATGGTTTTCAACTTACTTAAGGAGGAACTCAAGCAGGCAATAAGTGAATATGGTTTTAATGAACCCACTGAGGTTCAAAAGCATGTGATCCCTAAGATACTTAGTGGTTTTAATGTGGCGATGCAGGCTAGGACTGGAAGTGGTAAGACAGCCGCATACCTGCTCCCAACCATGAATATGATGAAGGGTGACCTAGATGAGACATTGGTGATCTCGCCGACACGTGAACTTGCGCTTCAAATTATGAGCCAATTCCTAATCTTCAACAAGTACATGGGGTTTAATAGTGCCGTTGTCTATGGTGGCGTTGGGTATAGTAACCAAGTCAAGGCTCTTAAGGATGCTTCCCTAATAGTTGCGACTCCAGGTAGGTTGCTTGATCTAACTGATAGATCGCTCATAGATCTAGGTAATGTTAAGTACTTCATTATTGATGAAGTGGATAGGATGCTTGACATGGGTTTCATAAAGGATGTGTACACTATATCAAGCCTAACTAGCAATAGGAAGCAGACCCATGCCGCTACAGCCACACTACCCAGTGATGTTCATGGTGTTGTTAAGAAGGTTTTAAGGAACCCACTGTTCATAAGGGTGAGTAGTCATGAGTATGAGTTACCTATGGTTGATCAATTAGTTTACCTAGTGGATGGCTCATGGAGGAGTAAGTACGAATTAACTAGGAGGGAGGTTAGGGATAAGTCGATAATATTTGTTAACACTAGGGAGAGGGCTTATAGGTTATATAGACAGTTACGTAATGATGGCTTAAGAGTGCTTTTACTACACGGTGGTATGAGACAGGAGGCTAGGGAAAGTACACTTAGTAGGTTTAGGGAATTGGATTCGGTTTCATTGGTTTCCACGGACTTAGCATCAAGAGGCCTTGACATTATTGATGTTAGTTTAATACTTAACTTTGATGTGCCTAGGGATCCTGAAACATACATACACAGAATAGGGAGGACAGCTAGGCTCAATAGGAGAGGTAAGGCTATTACATTAGCTACCAGGGAGGAACTGGGTATATTGAGTGAAGTAACTAAGTTAACTGGTTCAGATTATGTTTTGGCTAATTAA
- the thrC gene encoding threonine synthase, with translation MEAILVEIPKDIKLRYRRRLGVWSYSSLLPEPKHRITLNEGGTPLIRISRGLFGKFEGLNPTGSFKDRGMAVGVSLAKAIGVSNVVVASTGNTAASVSAYGARAGLRAIVLLPSGKVARGKLVQSIIHGASIMGVEGYFDDALMEAMGMFKAGKAYSLNSINAWRLEGQKSIAYEIYEDIKVPDNVIVPVGNAGNIYAIWKGFWELMQIGLIDKIPRMIGVQAEGASPLYETWRRGSSELIEVKEPKTVASAIRIGKPVNWLKALKAVNNSNGVMVTVNDEEIMIARSKLARRGVFVEPASASTYAAYVKLIKSGVISNGELTVLVLTGHGLKDPDSVK, from the coding sequence ATGGAAGCTATTCTGGTTGAGATACCTAAGGATATTAAACTTAGGTATAGAAGAAGACTGGGTGTCTGGTCTTATTCATCATTGTTGCCTGAACCTAAACATAGGATTACGCTTAATGAAGGTGGAACCCCATTAATAAGAATCAGTAGGGGCTTATTCGGTAAGTTTGAGGGTCTTAATCCAACTGGCTCATTTAAGGATAGGGGTATGGCTGTTGGGGTTAGTTTAGCTAAGGCAATAGGGGTTAGTAATGTTGTTGTGGCATCTACCGGTAACACTGCAGCCTCAGTGTCGGCTTATGGTGCTAGGGCTGGGTTAAGGGCTATAGTGCTCCTACCTAGCGGTAAGGTGGCTAGGGGTAAGTTAGTGCAGTCAATTATCCATGGTGCAAGCATAATGGGTGTCGAGGGTTACTTTGATGATGCGTTAATGGAGGCAATGGGCATGTTTAAGGCTGGTAAGGCATACTCCTTAAACTCAATAAACGCCTGGAGGCTTGAGGGGCAGAAGAGCATAGCCTACGAGATTTATGAGGACATTAAAGTGCCGGATAATGTAATAGTGCCTGTCGGTAATGCAGGCAACATATACGCAATATGGAAGGGATTCTGGGAGTTAATGCAAATCGGGTTAATAGATAAGATACCCAGAATGATTGGTGTTCAGGCTGAGGGTGCATCACCACTTTATGAAACCTGGAGGAGAGGCTCCAGTGAACTAATTGAGGTTAAGGAACCTAAGACTGTGGCGTCAGCAATAAGGATTGGTAAACCAGTAAACTGGCTTAAGGCTCTTAAGGCAGTTAATAATTCGAATGGAGTGATGGTCACGGTTAATGATGAAGAGATTATGATTGCTAGAAGCAAGTTAGCTAGGAGGGGTGTGTTCGTTGAACCAGCCAGTGCATCCACGTATGCTGCTTACGTTAAGTTGATTAAAAGTGGCGTGATAAGTAATGGTGAACTTACTGTACTAGTGTTAACTGGGCATGGTTTAAAGGACCCTGATTCAGTTAAGTAG
- a CDS encoding SCP2 sterol-binding domain-containing protein, protein MSTGNDPYALIEAKAKEAEGLLSSVKGVKVFQFKGNDYEPFYVMINNGALSINKGTYSNPTLTIQVPGEILVKLLNGQIDPVQAYLSGLIKLSGDLMEAMTLISLVTH, encoded by the coding sequence ATGAGTACTGGTAACGATCCATACGCCTTAATTGAGGCCAAGGCTAAGGAGGCCGAGGGATTATTAAGTAGTGTTAAAGGTGTTAAGGTGTTTCAATTTAAGGGTAACGATTATGAGCCATTTTATGTAATGATTAATAATGGGGCATTATCAATCAATAAGGGTACTTACAGTAACCCAACCTTAACAATTCAAGTTCCCGGGGAGATCCTAGTTAAGTTACTTAATGGGCAAATAGACCCAGTTCAAGCATACTTAAGTGGTTTAATTAAATTAAGCGGCGATTTAATGGAAGCCATGACGTTAATATCCCTTGTTACGCATTAG
- a CDS encoding isoaspartyl peptidase/L-asparaginase: MEPIIVIHGGAGGYRFSNDEERLRYVKELEDATANGLKALQNGSAVDAVEAAVSDMEDSGLFDAGRGSVLTISGNVEVDAGIMDGKSMRIGAVAAVRNVANPIKLARIVMEKTSHVLIVGNGATELARLWKLYTPSHKLYSDAKSRRYEDALKDYMSGRGYFSSNLRLISELGIGDTVGAVALDKDGNLAAGTSTGGVWLKLDGRVGDSPIPGAGYWAQNGVAAFSASGLGEVIVRNMVCIKAAYLVENGLSIGEALKRVVDYVTEKYGNGLVGVIGIDAKGNIASSFNTSAMARAWGKGSKVMRVAFYPDDAWP, encoded by the coding sequence GTGGAACCAATAATAGTGATTCACGGTGGTGCAGGTGGATATAGATTTAGTAATGATGAGGAGAGGCTTAGGTATGTGAAGGAGCTTGAGGACGCAACAGCTAATGGACTTAAGGCACTGCAAAACGGAAGCGCCGTGGATGCTGTTGAGGCTGCAGTATCAGACATGGAGGATTCAGGTCTCTTTGATGCTGGAAGGGGTTCAGTCTTAACCATAAGTGGTAACGTGGAGGTGGACGCTGGTATAATGGATGGAAAATCAATGAGGATTGGTGCCGTGGCTGCTGTTAGGAATGTAGCCAATCCAATTAAGTTAGCTAGAATAGTCATGGAAAAGACAAGCCACGTCTTAATTGTTGGGAATGGAGCAACGGAACTAGCTAGGTTATGGAAATTATACACCCCAAGCCATAAACTCTACAGTGACGCTAAGTCAAGGAGATACGAGGATGCGCTTAAGGATTACATGAGTGGAAGAGGTTACTTTAGTAGTAACCTTAGGCTAATTAGTGAATTAGGAATAGGTGATACTGTGGGGGCGGTGGCGTTGGATAAGGATGGTAACCTAGCTGCTGGAACATCAACAGGTGGCGTATGGTTAAAGCTTGATGGCAGAGTTGGTGATTCACCAATACCTGGGGCAGGGTATTGGGCTCAAAATGGGGTTGCAGCCTTCTCAGCCTCAGGACTGGGGGAGGTAATAGTGAGAAACATGGTTTGCATTAAGGCAGCGTACCTAGTTGAGAATGGGTTAAGCATAGGGGAAGCATTGAAGAGAGTTGTGGATTATGTTACTGAAAAGTATGGTAATGGGCTAGTCGGTGTAATAGGTATAGATGCTAAGGGTAATATTGCGTCCTCATTCAATACAAGCGCCATGGCTAGAGCCTGGGGTAAGGGGAGTAAAGTTATGAGGGTTGCGTTTTACCCTGATGATGCATGGCCATAA
- a CDS encoding 5-deoxy-glucuronate isomerase — protein MIFRYRDYHKVDNEWVKVFEDGYFKLSSITVNKPASTVINVTSGEGLLFVLKGLVKVNEVSMGNFDVAYIPKGSSIRIELNPGTLAYLAESWADNTRGFYVKKREAVKPVTSGIPPYERNVYTMIGEGDPADSFLMGYTEGSIGNWTSYPPHRHDGKPEAYIFYGIDPGFAAQFILSDDEELAYVVHDFDVVLIRKGYHPNVASTINRVNYAWVIAAPRGQRTLSVNVHPLYSGLPMGQTHLRMGK, from the coding sequence ATGATTTTCAGGTACAGGGATTACCATAAGGTGGATAATGAGTGGGTTAAGGTCTTTGAGGACGGTTACTTTAAGCTAAGTTCAATAACTGTTAATAAACCAGCATCAACTGTAATTAATGTAACTAGCGGTGAGGGGCTATTGTTTGTGTTGAAAGGGTTGGTAAAAGTTAATGAAGTATCCATGGGTAACTTTGACGTTGCCTACATTCCTAAGGGATCAAGCATAAGAATTGAATTGAATCCAGGTACATTAGCTTACTTAGCTGAATCATGGGCTGACAATACTAGGGGATTTTACGTGAAGAAAAGGGAAGCAGTAAAACCTGTTACATCTGGTATTCCACCATATGAGAGGAACGTCTACACCATGATAGGTGAAGGTGACCCAGCGGACTCCTTTCTTATGGGCTACACTGAGGGATCCATTGGAAACTGGACCTCCTACCCACCTCATAGGCATGATGGGAAACCAGAAGCCTACATATTCTATGGTATAGATCCTGGCTTTGCTGCTCAATTCATCCTGAGTGATGATGAGGAATTAGCCTACGTTGTGCATGATTTTGACGTGGTTTTAATTAGGAAGGGTTATCACCCTAACGTGGCCTCCACCATTAATAGAGTAAACTACGCATGGGTAATAGCGGCTCCAAGAGGACAAAGGACCCTCTCGGTCAACGTGCATCCACTTTATAGTGGGTTACCAATGGGTCAAACGCACTTGAGGATGGGTAAGTAG